The genomic segment ACAGGCTACCGGCACGATTGTCAATCGAAAATAATACGTATTATGTCATTAGAAACTCAAATAAATCAAGACATCAAAGCCGCAATGATCGCAAAAGACGCAGCGAAGCTTCGCGGACTGCGGGCTATTAAGGCGGCAATTCTACTAGCAAAAACAGAAAAAGGACACGCTGACGAATTGAGTCAGGATGCTGAAATCAAAGTATTACAAAAACTGGTCAAACAGCGCCGTGAATCTGCAGAAATCTACAGAAGCCAGAATCGCGAAGACCTCTATCAGATCGAACTGGAAGAAGAAAAGGTGATTGAAACCTACCTGCCTAAACAACTGAGCAAAGAAGAGGTTGAATCAGTCATCAAAGATATTATTGCAGAAACAGGAGCTTCCTCTATTAAAGATATGGGCAAAGTCATGGGCGCTGCCAACCAAAAGTTAGCTGGTCAGGCCGATGGAAAAACCATTTCAGAGGTGGTCAAAAGTCTATTAGCATAGTTATCATCCCTATCTATGGGACAAATGGAGAGACTCGCTTGCAGTGTAGCCTTTTCATTTGTCCCCCACTCTTTCACTGCTATGAACAACCATCAATGGGTACTTAAGAAATTTGACGAGCTGACCAATACCGAACT from the Sphingobacterium thalpophilum genome contains:
- a CDS encoding GatB/YqeY domain-containing protein: MSLETQINQDIKAAMIAKDAAKLRGLRAIKAAILLAKTEKGHADELSQDAEIKVLQKLVKQRRESAEIYRSQNREDLYQIELEEEKVIETYLPKQLSKEEVESVIKDIIAETGASSIKDMGKVMGAANQKLAGQADGKTISEVVKSLLA